Part of the Desulfobulbaceae bacterium genome, TTACCAGAACCGAAAAATCCTGAAATCCAGACGCCGTTGGCCCCTTCATAGTTGTTGTACGCATCCAGGAATAATTCGAGCCTTTTTGCCACCTCATTTGTGAGCACATACTCCTCAATCTCAAGTCGTAGACTTGCTTCATCATCTGCTTTGATGACTCCTTCAATCGATCGGTCAACAGGCTTTTTAAAAATGGTTTTAAGAGTCATTGCTTTTCCCTCATTTACGCTTCGCAGTGAAAGATATTGAAAGCCCGGTAATATTTGTCGTCACGCAGTTTCCCGAAAAGGTCGAGAGATGCGCCTGCCTCCAGAGAATGGGTATAGGCACCTGGAAAAAACATAACAGTTGGACGTTTTTTGGCGGTGCTTTGCAGATTGTTCAGCACGTTATGGGAACGAATATAGGGAAAGACTTCTCCGACCCCAGAAAGAAACAGAACATCAAAATCATCGCTGGCCAGTTTTGAGGCGATGGCCGGGACCAAGTGGGCTTCCGGATCTAACACACCCTGTAGCAGCTCCTTGAGTTGATCCTTGGAGACGGATTCTTCCATTGCAAGAATTTGCTCCCATATATCCCGACTCTTAAGAATCTCTACGGAGAGATCGTAAAGGTTGATTTCCATAACCCTTACGCCAGCCTGTTCAAGGCGATTAATGAGCTGCTTACGAATTTTTTCCACCTTTTCTGCGACCGTTGCCTCGAACGGACAAATGAAAAATGGTACTTCATTGCCAAGACCATTCATCTGAAGAAAGCGCTCTCCGGAGATGACGGTAAGGAGATGATCAAAACAGTCTTGAATATTATTTTTATCGATCCCTGAAATCATTGCGAAGGTGCCCCTAAGTCAGATTCAAATGCCGGAAAAATGAAAATTTCCTTGTTATCACCGCGCTGAATTGTATCCAGGAGTCGGGGTGTCAGCATGGCTCCAATAATTGCATTGTCCTTCGTCAAAAGATTTGCCTCCCGGAGTATTTTAAAGAAAACTTGGCGAAGTTTCTTCCGTGTGGTTGGCTTGATAAGTTCAATTTCATCATGCCATTCTGACTTTTTGTTGAAGAAAAAATCAAAATCCTCGTATTGAAGATTTTGATTGAGGGTAATATATCTTTCCCTGATAACTTCTACGGCAAAATCAGCTATGAATTTGTAGTGTCGGCATACCGCCATCCATAACAGATAGCTCTGCTCTTGAGCCGACCCTTCCACAAGAAGATTCAATTCATCCAGGGAAAGTTTTTTTAATCGGGAGCATATTTCCCTGACGATGCGTTTTGATGAAGTTATCGTCCGAGTTTGCAACACATTTTCTTTAAGGACCTTCTCTCTGACGATATTCCAGTCGCGAAGTTGCAAGAATAATGTCGCTATCTCCACAGATTCCTGCCGGAAAAGACCACCTGTAGTAAACGACATTTTGTATTTGACGGTTTTCATCCCTGGGTTTGATCCTTTTTTATATGCTCTGCAGCTCCACCATCCTCAACCCATGCATCAATCTGTTCTTTCTTGAATTTCCAAAGGCGGCCTAT contains:
- a CDS encoding DUF1788 domain-containing protein; this encodes MISGIDKNNIQDCFDHLLTVISGERFLQMNGLGNEVPFFICPFEATVAEKVEKIRKQLINRLEQAGVRVMEINLYDLSVEILKSRDIWEQILAMEESVSKDQLKELLQGVLDPEAHLVPAIASKLASDDFDVLFLSGVGEVFPYIRSHNVLNNLQSTAKKRPTVMFFPGAYTHSLEAGASLDLFGKLRDDKYYRAFNIFHCEA
- a CDS encoding DUF1819 family protein; protein product: MKTVKYKMSFTTGGLFRQESVEIATLFLQLRDWNIVREKVLKENVLQTRTITSSKRIVREICSRLKKLSLDELNLLVEGSAQEQSYLLWMAVCRHYKFIADFAVEVIRERYITLNQNLQYEDFDFFFNKKSEWHDEIELIKPTTRKKLRQVFFKILREANLLTKDNAIIGAMLTPRLLDTIQRGDNKEIFIFPAFESDLGAPSQ